TTGAGTTTTGGTCACAGCTGGAACCCACCGCTAGTCGATGCACTAGGTGTTGGACGCTTCCCTGTCACTCTGCCCTGCAGCCCAGTGGCTCCCGGTGTCAGGAACTCCGCTAAAACCCACTAGTCCAGCCCGCCCCTCCGCCCCAGCCGACTTGTTGTGGATCGATCCTACCGTCACTGCATACACCTTCTATAGCGGGCGGAGTCACAGCTTCTAATCGATTCCCTTCCACTCGCCTGCCACCCGAGCGGTCCACTTCGAAAGGACTCAGTTTGTTGTCTATTAACTACTACGTAAACCTCGTGGTCCCCGCTAAACATAACCATCGCCTGCTGTAGCCCCGCCGTTATTGATCTATCTTTCTCGCGATTCCTACCGACACCTGACCGATACCGACCGGTCCCGAGGCAAATTCAACTAAATTACCAAGACAGTATCGACAGACGACGTCTTGTAATTGTTTACTCTCTCCCGGGTGGTGGAGCCTCTGGCGTCGCCGTGGCTGCCTGGTACTGTTCAGTCAGGTTCAGTTTCCAGTCCACAGGGCGCGAGGCAGTTTCGGTGATTTCTTCAAGCcgtcgccgaccagcagcagcggggcAAAGATACTTTGTTGCGCAAGCAGTTTTGACGACCTTTCCCTCTCTGTATCTTTCGCTCGCTTTCGCTCTCTCTGGCTTGGGCGCCGACTCCGGTCCGCCGCCGCAAAGGCCCAGATGTTCAACAGACAGTCTGCATAATTCGGCCATGCTCTAACCAAGCAGAAGCGACATTCTGGTCGGAAGCCGCCAATTCCGCCGAATACGACAtcgtgctttttttcttgtctagCTGTTCCACCTTCATTTGAATCTCAAGATACCCCCGAACAATCATGTTACCCCTAGTCCAGATGCACCAAATGGTGCCCACGCCGCCTCACCTCGATCCTCATATCGACCACCTCGACCAGATCTCGCCCTTATCGAACATTAGGCCCGGTTACATGGCCCAGCGCTCATACCAGCGTCAACAACCGCGGGCATCTAATCAGTATCCGAATGCCAACCGGGCCCCGACCACGTTTCCCATACGCAGCTCGCAGGCTGCCCAGTCACCGTACCATAGCCAGCCGACAGGTTTATTTAATCTAGACCACACCCAGCGCCAGGCGGAGCATAGCCAACACCAGCTACGGAGGAAAACTCCGAGCGGCACGATAGATGCGGGTTACGATGGGTCACCGGCCGGCACGTTCGGGCCACCACCGCTCAAACAGCTCATAATACCGGCTAACTCGAAAATCTACCCTACGGCCTTCGTGCAGACCTGTTCACAGCCCGCCAGCATCAACAATAGACAGATGGCGTTGTTGCCTGCCTCGAATTGGCATTATCAACCACAAAACCAGCCAACCAACTTCGATTCTCAGCCTGCGGGATGGAATTTGGGTCAGGCAATACAGCCCGATGGCTCCCATTTGGCGGAGGGGAATTCGGTGCCTTACTACCCTCAGCATTTATACGGCTGCGATCCAAGGTTACAAAATGTTTTTAGGCCAGCATACCAGCAGAAAATGGGCAGCACCGCTTTCAACCCTGCTGGGTTCACTCCCCCGCCCGTGTGGAGGGACACGGGAGTCTCGGACTATAGTCGCCAAGTCCCCTTGTCCAACTTAGGCTATATTCCCCAGAATGCAGTTGTCGATGCCGCCTACATGCCCAGCCAGCAATCGATGCACCACCCGCTTATGGGTAACTTTTTCGGCCAGGGCTCGTCAATGCGAGGGTCGTTACTGTCCGGATTTGATCCGGACCCTAGCATGGCGCAGCAGCTTCAAAATACTCTGCCGTCTCCTCAGGGTGTCTTGGACCAGCTTTCGCCCAACGGTGGGCATCTCGGCCTGCAAGGCGACGTGTCTACCCCCGCACAGTTCAAGGACAAAGCTCTCAGTCTCGCTCACAAAACCTACGCAACACTGATTGACCATCTGAACAAGACGAAGCAGGCCCACTATGGCAAATCCATGTCCGGTCTTAAAGGGTCCTCCAAGATGGTTGTGTTTCCCACTGTGCCGAAGCAACTTGTGTCATCTCTCAACTCGCGACAAATATCAGCTGCACATACGAACAGCAGTGTATACGTTAGCTCGAACCAACCTAATTTTTCATACGCTGGCAAGTTTTATCATGCTGCGGGTATCGGCCCCTTGGACCTACCGTCTCCTGTCAATGGCGCTAGGCATTCCCTCGAGATGCTCACCAATCTATGTGAGCAAAGTGGGTGGAAGTGGATAGATGGTATGCTCCTTGGTGGCTGTTTGCATTATGGTCTCGAACATTATGAGGAGGCTCTGGACTGGTTCCAAAGGATTGTGAATTTGGAGGCTCGGTCAGTACAGTCCCAACCCCTTCCCCCCTGGTTTTCGGCAGTGTCTCAGCTAAGCATGAACCTACTTCTTGTTCACGCGAAACATGGCCCATGGTACGCTTACTAACAAATTCAATTGCGATGCAGTCATGTGGAAGCCATTTCAAATATTGCAGCTACCCTTTACTGCCTCAACAGGCATGATGAGGCAGAAAAGCATTGGCTTGATGCTGTCAACATTCGCCCTGCGTACCTTGAAGCAGTAGAACACCTTGTCGGACTACTATGCTCAAGTCAACGCAGCAGACAGGCTGTGGATATCATCGGCAACGTGCAGCAAAGGTTGCGTATGCCACAGCCTGGATCTTCTAATTGTAACGATGAATCTACGAGGTCTTTCCCATCTCCCGCCAGCGCAAGTCAACCAGGCTTTGGATCAAGTGGCTACATGATTCCCGGCCACGATAACGGACGCATGCTTCTATTAGTACACGCCAAAGGGAATATGCTTTACGCCCTGAAGGATATTGAAAAGGCATCGGAGGCGTTTGAGGAGGTAGTCATGATCGCCATCGGGAGGAAAGCGCCAGGAATCCAAAACCTGATACGCGAAATCCAGGCTGCATTGTCACCACGGGTGGCCTTCAACGCTGTTCGAGCCACTGGCCAGAAGCCAAGCCCTATGCTCCTGCCTCCGGAAAAGGCAAAGCGCACAGCCGACATTTTGTTTGCAGGTACCCGCGGCCAGCTTCCTGGCTTGCGCTATATCGGCGAAGGAAAGCATCGGACATCGACAATAACTACAACCAGCAACTCGTTACTATCACTGGCTAAGATTTTCCAGGACTCCATGTCGAGTGGTGGGCTGCCGCTTGGGCAGGGAGGGCAGCCTTCAGGGGTTGGCGATATCTTGGCTCTCTACTATCTGTCACTTTCGCTGCAAGAAAGCCCATCAACGGCCAACAACGTAGGTATACTGCTTGCGAGTGTTCAGCAATCGTCAACGCAGGCAGAGCCACTCTCGGCCGAGTCTGCTGCGCTCGTGCAACATATTCCCGGCATTGTCCGCGGCAGCGGACTCGAGTTGGCGCTGCTTTACTACCAATACGGTCTGACGATAGATCCGAACCACGTGCACCTGCACACGAATCTCGGTAGCCTGCTCAAGGACATTGGACAGTTAGACATGGCGATTGGAATGTATGAGCGCGCAGTTAACTGCGACGGGAACTTTGACATTGCTCTCACAAACCTGGCGAATGCTGTCAAAGATCGTGGCCGTATACATGACGCCGTCATGTACTATAGGCGCGCTGTGGACGCAAACCCGAACTTCGCCGAAGCCGTGTGCGGACTATCGACTGCACTGAATTCTGTTTGCAATTGGAAAGGCAGGGGAGGCGTCTATTTGTATGGCGGCAAGTTTGATCGCTGGCATGTGGATGAGGATGGCATGCTCAGAGACGTGCGACAGAATCCGCAGGGCAGCGGCTTGATGAAGCGTGTCACAGAAATCGTCAAGCGCCAGCTCAACGAGTCCTCAACCTGGGGCCACGGGACTTTGCAGGAAGCTGTCATCAAGATACTTAAGGTCCAGCTCGACAAGCTGGTGGAGGGGGAATTTGATCTGGAGGCCGAGCTGCGCAAATGGAATGGGATGGTGTGGGAGGGCTCCCGGATACTTCGGCTGATCGAACGGTCAACGAGGGTCTCGATGAGGAAATGGTACATTGATAAATATGTCCAGGGCAGAGAGTCGCCTGAGGGATATGCTCGGGCACGCCTACCTGGCAGCCTTTCAGTGCCAACGGCGCCAACAGTACTGCCGTTCCACACTTTCACGTGTCCTTTGACGGCTCCGGATATTCGGATGATCTCACAGCGCAATGCACATCGCATCTCTGCCTCAACACTACGCTCGCATTGGCTGCCCAGCACCGTCTACGAgcctccaccaccaccccaGCCATATCTCAATGTTGGATATCTTTCCTCGGACTTCAACAACCATCCACTGGCGCACCTGATGCAGTCTGTGTTCGGCCTTCACGACCAGTCACGCGTCAAAGCCCATTGCTATGCCACCACAGCCAGCGACAAGTCAATACACCGACAGCAGATCGAACGAGAGGCGCCAGTTTTTCGAGACGTGAGCAACTGGTCATCTGAACGTCTTGTCGACCAGATTGCGCGGGACAATATCCACATCTTGGTCAACCTGAACGGCTACACTCGCGGGGCACGTAACGAGATATTCGCTGCCCGTCCCGCCCCGATTCAGATGTCATTCATGGGCTTTGCCGGAACCCTGGGAGCAGAGTGGTGTGATTATCTACTGGCAGATACAACAGCCGTCCCACCCTCGACACTTCGGCCCTACAGGCGTAATGTCGATGTACAGGATATATTCCGCGATGAATGTGACGAAGACAAGGGCGAGTGGATATACTCGGAGAACATCATTTACTGTCGGGATACTTTCTTCTGCTGTGACCATGCGCAATCGTCTGATGCAGACGACGACAGGAAGTTGACTTGGGAAGATGAGCAGGCAAGGCGCTGGAAAATGCGCAAGGAAATATTCCCTAACTTGCCTGACGACGCCATCATCCTGGGCAACTTCAATCAACTGTACAAGGTGAGTTGGAGAAGTCGACATGCCGACCAATTGTTTGTCTGCTAACTTTCGATGTGGTAGATTGACCCGACTACCTTCAGAACCTGGCTTAGGATTTTGTCTCAGGTTCCCAAGGCCGTCCTGTGGCTTCTTCGCTTCCCCGAACTCGGCGAGTGCAATTTGCGGAATACCGCCAGGGCGTGGGCGGGTGAGAAGGTAGCAAGCCGCATCATTTTTACAGATGTCGCACCTAAGCAGCAACACATCTCGCGTGCTCGTGTCTGCGATTTGTTCCTTGATACCCCTGAATGCAATGCGCACACGACAGCAGCGGACATCCTCTGGTCTAGCACGCCTCTCCTCACCTTGCCTCGATACGAGTACAAAATGTGCTCGCGCATGGCAGCTTCGATTCTCAAGGGCGCTCTCCCAAAATCAGAGGAGGGCGCTCGCGCCGCAACAGAGCTTATAGCATCCGACGAAAAGGACTATGAGGAGTCAGCAGTGAGGCTTGCCAACGGACTGACGTATCGGCCCAATGTCGAGAGTGGGTACGGCGAAGGGTCTGGCCGCCTCGCCGAGCTGAGAAAGCTTCTTTGGGACAGCAAGTTTGGCTGTGCGTTGTTTGATACCAAGCGTTGGGTGAGGGATCTAGAAGATGCCTACGACGAGGCATGGAGGCGGTGGGTGGCAGGCGAAGGCGGTGACATTTACCTATGAgatgaatttctgaagtTGTAGATGGCTATCTGCCGAGGCTGCAAAGTCTATCGAATCTCGGTTTGGGGGCTCTTATTGTGAGAATTTGATGATTGGACATTTCATCCtcatcgttttttttttttttgttttttttttattgttggTGGTTATTTGGCTTGCTGTTTTCATCCGTCGTTCTTCATTCTTCATACCCTTTCCAGTAGCGATTTCTCGTTGCCGTTTtatcttgtttctttttgttctgttCGTTGACTGATGACTATATACGCAACTCGAGCGGCATAACGATGGGAGTTCTGGAGCACAATCTGAGTCGTTGGCTCCCTGCCTTGCAGGTTTGGGGGCACGGTGGGCTGTGAAAACATTTGGGTATTTTGTAACGTTTGGGCAGTTCATCTCTCATGTTTGGTGTCATCACATACCTGCTACAGCAAGTTAATCTCCTTCACGGGACATTGTGAAATGAAAGATTTGGGCGTTTATGTTGTTTCTGAATCATTACTACTCAACCTTTTCGGCGTCGGTGAGGTTATGGTTTTAACCACCAGGATAGAGGACTTATCATTCGCAAGAAGGAGTCTCTTTCTTTACTCTTTCAAAATATATTTCACCATGGTTCGCGTCATATCATATATAACTGCGGACGCAGCCTGGTTCTGATCTCTCTCTGTGTAAGGTTCGTTGAAGACATTACATTCTCCACTCGATATTCTTGTCCTCTACACTCACACCTCTACTCTTCCAGGTCCAAGtttactagttctagaaggaCTTGAGGTAGACACGCCATGATCATCCATCTAGTGGCTTTTCCACTTCCGTTTTTTTCTCCATTCTCTAATCCCATCTTACTATTCTGCAATCCAAGTGTCCCTTTCAGTGAGAACTGGTTCACTTAGTGCCGTGGTTGAGCCCTAGTTCTGTCTACTTCGGATATAGTGCGGCTCTTCGGAGGCCGGCAAGGCACATCCTGCAGTAGCACACACAACAatcaggtaggtacctatgtgtcctttttttttctgcatcctcGGGGTCGTTCGAAGCGAGACGGGTACAATTAGTTCTGCCGGGAGGGGCAACCGGATATCATGCGCAACGGGGGGaacaagaaacaaacaaaagtcTCCTCTTCCGCGGCATATCATCCGTGACTACCACACCTCTAGGCAGGTGCTCTCACGGAGCTTTTGCCACCGGTTTAGTGGAGATGCGGGCTAACGACGAtgtcaagttttttttttcgttgacATTTCCTTTTTTGATGGTTTGCCAGTATTTGTCACCGACTCTTGGAAGGAGGAGGGAGCTCTTGGCCTTCCCCCGTCTTATCATATCAAGGGATAATATAATATCCACGGGAAAGCCGTTCATGTCCATGTTGCCAAGCCCGTAACGAACGTTTCAAAAATAACAGATTTGGGTATAACCGGCAAATCACTACCCCATGTgtgatttttgttttttttcatccGATTCTTTTCTCGAAGCGAGAGTCATCAGTGTCCTCTCCTTGGAAAAATACGAGGAAAGGTATTTTAAGACGGGCCGACGGATTATCAGCCCATTTCAATAGTATCATATCTGTATTTGCCTATAATGACATGGGGGGAAAGgaatgaaaagaaaagaaaagaaaagccacTGGAAGGTACCCGCTCTCGTGACCAGTCTCAGTCGACTCTTCTCCTTCTCTCTTGGGTCTTTTTCTTACTTTCTTATTCAACCTCGTTTCTTCTTGATTCCTTGGGGATGTTTTGATTCCCCCCTGCTTTTGGTCGCTCATCATCTTGAAGGTGACGGGGGGGAAACGTCATGCCAGCTTCTTTTCGTTTTCTTTAATCCTGGTTTGACGTTCATGCTTCGAGAAGGCTTCCTCGAAAGAAAGAATACATTAAATTTCCTGGGCATATCTTGTTGTTTGCATCTGAATTGCTTCTGACAGGAGAGTGACACGAGGAGAAACATGGCTGTCTTCTATGCATAACCCACCCATTTTTCTGGCTTCCTTCTCTCATCTATCTTTTGATGACCCTGTTCTTCTTTACCAAGGGCCATGAAACCCGAAAGTCTTTTTTATTATCTGAATTTttggttgtcttttttttcactctaGTTTTTGTGTTCTGTAATATCCCACCCCAGCCGCCACATCGTCTCGCATGGAGCGGAGAAAAGTCGCCAGGAGACGGcggagagaagaagaagcaaaagccaACTAATTGTCAGCTTCTAGAAGGCCGGCACAACGTGAGCATGACGGTCcctgttttgtttcttgttgCCCCCAAAACCCGGggcccgttttttttttctctgtgtTTTATCGCTTCCCTTCGTCACGATTGCTTCTTCACCTTCGCTTTTCCCCAAGCGAGTTTCTGATTTTGTTATTCTTGGATTAGACTAGGACTTTTTTTGATCaaaggccttttttttcacttgtTTGCTATTAATTTAGTCTCCTTAAAACTCCCGGAATGAAATCAAAGCGGGTAGGGAGGGAGAGGATAAAATGCGCAACTTGACCAATAAGAATAGAGTGTCGCCTAATACATTTTCAGGTCGGCATTTCATTGCCCAACGTTGCATTCAACTGAGCTATACGGAAACGACCATCCACCGTCAAAATCTGGGTCTTGtccttaaaaaaaaaaaaaacctccctTGACAGTCTTGCTTTAAGCTCATTGTCTCCCTTTCTACCGTGGTTCTTGTATCAATATTCTTCAGCACAAgtttaaaaaaagaacaatagAGTAGTATCATCGACAGGCAGGAACAAGACCCAGAAATTCAATAACGGCCCGGGTTTGGTATTATTGATTTCTTTTGCAAGTGGCGTTTCCCTCTACTCTGCTCCCTGCATGATGTGTGTTTGGCCTGCCAGCTGCAACCTGCGCATGCTGCCACGTGATTGGTCGGTTCTCCCGAACAACTTGATCTCTGCTAAAATTGCCCAAATTCATACTattactacctacctaccctatTTTTCCCTCGTGGGCCATATGCCCCATATCCGACGGGCAAAGATTTTGTGGGTTGAGTTGTCTAACAATCCGGTAGGCATCTGCTATAACGAGGCTGGTTCACGACtatattaaaataaaaaaaagagcattTCTCGGTACATATCCGTTGGTGACGGGTTTGATGTGTGATTACCTCGGTATATttccctttttgttttccatcTCCCCCTTGAACGCCAAGGGTAGCAGTAGCAAAGAT
The Pyricularia oryzae 70-15 chromosome 1, whole genome shotgun sequence DNA segment above includes these coding regions:
- a CDS encoding UDP-N-acetylglucosaminyltransferase; this translates as MLPLVQMHQMVPTPPHLDPHIDHLDQISPLSNIRPGYMAQRSYQRQQPRASNQYPNANRAPTTFPIRSSQAAQSPYHSQPTGLFNLDHTQRQAEHSQHQLRRKTPSGTIDAGYDGSPAGTFGPPPLKQLIIPANSKIYPTAFVQTCSQPASINNRQMALLPASNWHYQPQNQPTNFDSQPAGWNLGQAIQPDGSHLAEGNSVPYYPQHLYGCDPRLQNVFRPAYQQKMGSTAFNPAGFTPPPVWRDTGVSDYSRQVPLSNLGYIPQNAVVDAAYMPSQQSMHHPLMGNFFGQGSSMRGSLLSGFDPDPSMAQQLQNTLPSPQGVLDQLSPNGGHLGLQGDVSTPAQFKDKALSLAHKTYATLIDHLNKTKQAHYGKSMSGLKGSSKMVVFPTVPKQLVSSLNSRQISAAHTNSSVYVSSNQPNFSYAGKFYHAAGIGPLDLPSPVNGARHSLEMLTNLCEQSGWKWIDGMLLGGCLHYGLEHYEEALDWFQRIVNLEARHVEAISNIAATLYCLNRHDEAEKHWLDAVNIRPAYLEAVEHLVGLLCSSQRSRQAVDIIGNVQQRLRMPQPGSSNCNDESTRSFPSPASASQPGFGSSGYMIPGHDNGRMLLLVHAKGNMLYALKDIEKASEAFEEVVMIAIGRKAPGIQNLIREIQAALSPRVAFNAVRATGQKPSPMLLPPEKAKRTADILFAGTRGQLPGLRYIGEGKHRTSTITTTSNSLLSLAKIFQDSMSSGGLPLGQGGQPSGVGDILALYYLSLSLQESPSTANNVGILLASVQQSSTQAEPLSAESAALVQHIPGIVRGSGLELALLYYQYGLTIDPNHVHLHTNLGSLLKDIGQLDMAIGMYERAVNCDGNFDIALTNLANAVKDRGRIHDAVMYYRRAVDANPNFAEAVCGLSTALNSVCNWKGRGGVYLYGGKFDRWHVDEDGMLRDVRQNPQGSGLMKRVTEIVKRQLNESSTWGHGTLQEAVIKILKVQLDKLVEGEFDLEAELRKWNGMVWEGSRILRLIERSTRVSMRKWYIDKYVQGRESPEGYARARLPGSLSVPTAPTVLPFHTFTCPLTAPDIRMISQRNAHRISASTLRSHWLPSTVYEPPPPPQPYLNVGYLSSDFNNHPLAHLMQSVFGLHDQSRVKAHCYATTASDKSIHRQQIEREAPVFRDVSNWSSERLVDQIARDNIHILVNLNGYTRGARNEIFAARPAPIQMSFMGFAGTLGAEWCDYLLADTTAVPPSTLRPYRRNVDVQDIFRDECDEDKGEWIYSENIIYCRDTFFCCDHAQSSDADDDRKLTWEDEQARRWKMRKEIFPNLPDDAIILGNFNQLYKIDPTTFRTWLRILSQVPKAVLWLLRFPELGECNLRNTARAWAGEKVASRIIFTDVAPKQQHISRARVCDLFLDTPECNAHTTAADILWSSTPLLTLPRYEYKMCSRMAASILKGALPKSEEGARAATELIASDEKDYEESAVRLANGLTYRPNVESGYGEGSGRLAELRKLLWDSKFGCALFDTKRWVRDLEDAYDEAWRRWVAGEGGDIYL